The region GGTCGAGAAAGGCAGGTCAGGGCGATGCCCGTACGGCACAGCAGGTATATCGCAGGAGTCATGACGGTCGCGGCGCTCGGAACGGGAGCCGTCATGGCTCCCGCGGCGCACGCGGAGTGGGGCGTGCGGCTGGTGCACGAGGGACAGTCGATCCAGGCGGCGGTCGACGCGGCCGCCGACGGCGACACCGTTCTCGTGATGCCGGGCACGTACCGGGAGAGCGTGCAGATCACCAGGAACGTGACCCTGAAGGGCGCGGGCGCCGGCCTGGTCACGCTCACCGCCCCGGCCGGCCAGGGCGCCCAGCCCGCCCCCGCGGCTCCCGCCGCCCCCTCGGGCCCGGCCGGCGCGACGCACGCCACGCAGCCGGTCCCGGCCGCCACGCCGGAGGGCACCGCGCCCACCGCCGCCAAGACCGACTCCGCGACCGAGTCCAGCACCCGGTCCGCCACCGAAAACAGCACCGAGGACAGCACGACCACCACCGGCACCACCACCGCCGCCGCGTGCGCGGCGGCCGGCCACGGCATCTGTGTCACCGGCGCCGACGGCCACGCGCTGACCGCGGTCCGTATCGAGTCCCTCGCCGTCACCGGCTTCCGAGCGAACGGCATCGACGCGTCGGGCACCGACGGCATGGTCGTCCGGCGGGTGCTGGTGAAGGACAACGGCCAGCAGGGCATCAGCCAGGAGAAGTCCACCCGGGCGGTGCTGCGCGACAACGAGGCGGTCGGCAACGGCCAGTCCGGCATCTTCGTCGCCAACTTCGTCAACGCCGAGGGCGGCGCCCTCGACACCCGCGGCACGGTCGTCTCCGGCAACACCCTGTCGGGCAACCGGATCGGTGTGACGGTCCGCCGGGCCCGCGTGCTCGCCGTCGAGGACAACACCGTCACCGGCAACTGCGGCGGCGTCTTCGTCATCGGCGACGAGAACAACCCGAAGGCCGGCGACCTCGACATCCGGCACAACAAGATCACCGACAACAACAAGTTCTGTGCCGCGAACGGCCGGCTGCCGGTCATCCAGGGCACCGGCGTGCTGCTCACCGGCGCCGAGGACACCCGGATCACCGACAACACCGTCACCGGCAACTCCGGCACCTCGCCGATGTCCGGCGGCGTCGTGCTCTTCCCGAGCGAGGTCGGCGTCGCCAACCTGCGTGACCAGGTGAGCGGCAACGTCCTGTCGGGCAACAGCCCCGCCGACCTCGCCGACCGCGACAGCAAGGGCTCGGGCAACACCTTCAGCGCGAATTCGTGCGCTGTCTCCGAGCCGGCCGGCCGGTGCTGACCGGCCGGTACGCCGGCCCTCCGCGCACACCCCGCCCCCGTCCGATCCCGCCCCCGACCCGGCACGACCAGAAGGGCCGACCATGACCATGACCCAACCGGCCGCGGTGCCCCCGGCCACCCCCGCGCCGACGCGGCACGCCCCCGACCAGTCGGCCATGCGGCTGCGCGAGCTGGTGTTCGGCGCCGCCTGCGCCGCCGCGATCCGCGCCGCGGCCCGGCTCGGCGTCGCCGACGCGCTCGGCGACGAGCCGGCCACCGCGGAGGAGCTGGCCGCGGCGGTGCGGACCGAGTCCCGGCCGCTGAACCGGCTGCTGCGCGCGCTGACCAGCTACGGCGTCTTCGCCGAGCAGGCCGACGGCCGCTTCGTGCACACCGGCATGTCCCGGATGCTGCGCGAGGACGACCCCGACTCGCTGCGCAACATCGCCCTGTGGTGCACGGAACCGTGGACCTGGGAGGCCTGGCCGCGGCTGGACGACGCTGTGCGCACCGGCCAGGACGTCTTCGCCGACCTGTACGGCAAGCGCTTCTTCGACTACCTGCACGACGACGCGCCCGAATCGGCCGCGGTCTTCGACAAGGCGATGACGCGCTCCAGCATGCAGTCCGCCCGGGACGTGGTCGACAGCCTCGACCTGACCGGGGTCGTCACCGTCGCCGACATCGGCGGCGGCCAGGGCCACGTGCTGGCCGGCCTGCTGGAGAAGCACCCGGCGCTGCACGGCACCCTGCTCGACCTGCCCAAGGTCGTCGCGAACGCCGACCCCCGGCTGCGCGAGGGCGGTGCGCTGGCCGACCGCGCCACCCTGCTGCCGGGCGACTGCCGCCGTGCGGTCCCGGTCGACGCGGACCTCTACATCATCAAGAACATCCTCGAATGGGACGACGACAGCACCCGCAGGACGCTGCGCAACGTCGTCACCGCCGCCCGCACCGGTGCCAGGGTGCTGGTGGTCGAGAACCTGGTGGACGACAGCGTGTCCATGCGGTTCACCACCGCCATGGACCTGCTGCTGCTGCTCAACGTCGGCGGGCAGAAGCACACCAGGGAGAGCCTGGTCACCCGGATGACCGAGGCCGGCCTCGCGGTCGGCGAGGTGCGTCCGGTCAACCCGTATCTGCACGCCTTCGACAGCACGGTCCGCGGCGTCTGACCCCCGCACCCGCGGCACACACGGCGGCGGCCGGCCCGGTCATCCGGGCCGGCCGCCGCTGCCGTGCGGAGCGTCCGTCACGCCGTCCGTCACGCCGTCCGTCACGCCGTCAGGCGCCCCGGAAGGACGTCAGATGGGCGAAGACCACGACGTTGTCGGTGTAGTCGCGCTTGGAGCGGTCGTAACTGCCGCCGCAGGTGATGATCCGCAGCTGCGGGTCGGGCGTGGCACCGTAGACCCGCTGGTCGGGGAAGTCGTCTTTGGAGAACATCTCCACCGAGTCGACGGTGAAGGTCGCCACCGTGCCGTCCGCCCGGGTGATGTCCGCGGTCGCGCCCGGCTTGAGCAGCCGCAGCAGCAGGAAGACGGCGGGTCCCGTCTTGGTGTCGACGTGGCCGGCCACGATCGCCGGGCCGCGCTCGCCGGGCGTCGGACCCTCGGCGTACCAGCCGACGAGGTTGGTGTCCCCCGCGGGCGGCGCGTTGAGCTTGCCCGTGGCGTCCAGGTGCAACGGGGTGAAGGGCGCGTCCACCGCGAGGGTCTTGATGGTCAGCCGGGTGGGGTCGGCGGGCGGCAGGCCCGGCACGGTGGTGACCGTCGGCAGCGGCGCAGGGGCGCCGGCGGCCGGGAGGGTCGGGGCCGTGGCGCTGGGCGGCGCCGCCGCGGAAGGCGGCGGACCGGGCAGGGCCGTGCCCGAGGAGTCGACCGAGTTGTAGATCATCAGGGCGCCGAGGGCCGCGGACGCGACCGCCCAGCGCAGCACGCGGGAGCGCGGGCCGGGCGCGGCGTCCGGCGCGTCCGGGGGAGGCGGCGGGTAATGCTGGGACATGGGGCGATGCCTTTCCTCGGCTCGCGGACAGTGCGGGGCGGCGCGAGGGCCGAATTGCCGTGGCCACCGCCGCGGGTAGCGGCGGTGGCCACGGCATGAGACAGCGGGGAGGACGACTCAGCCGGCTCTCAGCCGTTCACCGAGCGGGTCGGTGTCAGAGCGCGAGGCCACCGGCCGGCGTACGGCGGCGGCGCAGCGCGACCGCACCGGCGCCGAGGCCGCCGAGCAGCAGGACAGAGCCGGCCGCCATGCCGC is a window of Streptomyces sp. NBC_01477 DNA encoding:
- a CDS encoding right-handed parallel beta-helix repeat-containing protein, which codes for MTVAALGTGAVMAPAAHAEWGVRLVHEGQSIQAAVDAAADGDTVLVMPGTYRESVQITRNVTLKGAGAGLVTLTAPAGQGAQPAPAAPAAPSGPAGATHATQPVPAATPEGTAPTAAKTDSATESSTRSATENSTEDSTTTTGTTTAAACAAAGHGICVTGADGHALTAVRIESLAVTGFRANGIDASGTDGMVVRRVLVKDNGQQGISQEKSTRAVLRDNEAVGNGQSGIFVANFVNAEGGALDTRGTVVSGNTLSGNRIGVTVRRARVLAVEDNTVTGNCGGVFVIGDENNPKAGDLDIRHNKITDNNKFCAANGRLPVIQGTGVLLTGAEDTRITDNTVTGNSGTSPMSGGVVLFPSEVGVANLRDQVSGNVLSGNSPADLADRDSKGSGNTFSANSCAVSEPAGRC
- a CDS encoding methyltransferase, whose translation is MRLRELVFGAACAAAIRAAARLGVADALGDEPATAEELAAAVRTESRPLNRLLRALTSYGVFAEQADGRFVHTGMSRMLREDDPDSLRNIALWCTEPWTWEAWPRLDDAVRTGQDVFADLYGKRFFDYLHDDAPESAAVFDKAMTRSSMQSARDVVDSLDLTGVVTVADIGGGQGHVLAGLLEKHPALHGTLLDLPKVVANADPRLREGGALADRATLLPGDCRRAVPVDADLYIIKNILEWDDDSTRRTLRNVVTAARTGARVLVVENLVDDSVSMRFTTAMDLLLLLNVGGQKHTRESLVTRMTEAGLAVGEVRPVNPYLHAFDSTVRGV
- a CDS encoding class F sortase; protein product: MSQHYPPPPPDAPDAAPGPRSRVLRWAVASAALGALMIYNSVDSSGTALPGPPPSAAAPPSATAPTLPAAGAPAPLPTVTTVPGLPPADPTRLTIKTLAVDAPFTPLHLDATGKLNAPPAGDTNLVGWYAEGPTPGERGPAIVAGHVDTKTGPAVFLLLRLLKPGATADITRADGTVATFTVDSVEMFSKDDFPDQRVYGATPDPQLRIITCGGSYDRSKRDYTDNVVVFAHLTSFRGA